A single genomic interval of Pelorhabdus rhamnosifermentans harbors:
- a CDS encoding ABC transporter ATP-binding protein produces MAQDNILEIKNLKKYFAIHGGLLKKVVGYVKAVDDVSFTVRQGETLGIVGESGCGKSTTGRTILRLLEPTGGQVLFGGVDLAKLGREAMRQKRKDIQMVFQDPYASLNPRMSVADIIGEALPFHGVTDREEIKRRVKETMELCGLTAEQGYRYPHEFSGGQRQRVGIARALVLRPQVIIADEPVSALDVSIQAQIINLLQDLQEQFGLTYLFISHDLSVVRHISKRVGVMYLGRIVEIGAVETLYNHPQHPYTQSLLSAIPLANPLAKRKRIILQGDVPSPANPPSGCAFYPRCPKVMDICKSVRPEMVLGNDGHQVACHLHA; encoded by the coding sequence ATGGCGCAAGATAATATTTTGGAAATAAAAAACTTAAAAAAATATTTTGCAATACATGGCGGTCTGCTGAAAAAGGTAGTAGGTTATGTAAAAGCGGTTGACGATGTATCTTTTACGGTCAGGCAGGGAGAGACGTTGGGCATTGTCGGCGAATCAGGCTGCGGCAAATCGACAACTGGCAGAACGATTTTGCGTCTGTTGGAACCTACTGGCGGCCAGGTGCTTTTCGGCGGAGTTGATCTGGCAAAATTGGGGCGGGAAGCCATGCGGCAAAAACGGAAGGATATACAGATGGTTTTTCAGGACCCTTATGCTTCCTTAAATCCTAGAATGTCAGTGGCCGATATTATTGGCGAAGCACTGCCTTTTCACGGTGTAACGGACCGTGAGGAAATAAAGCGGCGCGTTAAGGAAACCATGGAACTTTGCGGACTAACAGCTGAACAGGGATATCGTTATCCTCATGAATTTTCCGGTGGACAGCGACAGCGTGTCGGAATTGCCAGGGCACTTGTTTTACGACCGCAAGTTATCATTGCCGATGAACCGGTTTCCGCATTAGATGTATCCATTCAAGCTCAAATTATCAATTTGCTGCAGGATTTACAAGAGCAGTTTGGGCTAACATATCTGTTTATTTCACATGACCTTTCTGTTGTACGTCATATTAGTAAACGTGTAGGGGTTATGTATTTGGGCCGAATTGTCGAAATTGGTGCTGTTGAAACCTTGTATAATCATCCGCAGCATCCTTATACGCAGTCATTACTTTCAGCTATTCCGCTCGCAAATCCGCTGGCCAAGCGAAAAAGAATCATTTTGCAGGGGGATGTTCCGTCGCCGGCCAATCCACCTTCGGGATGTGCATTTTATCCCCGGTGTCCGAAAGTCATGGATATTTGCAAGTCCGTTAGGCCGGAAATGGTACTGGGGAATGATGGACATCAGGTGGCCTGTCATCTTCATGCCTGA
- a CDS encoding ABC transporter permease: MPKSSICVNVDSPVRQFIRRFLRQKTAIASFAVIIVLFLLALIGPAIAPYNPVQPDYSAVLQPPSAEHWLGTDEFGRDVLSRIINGTRISMSVSLSSVLIGSLLGTVIGLTAGYYGGKYDMLVMRTCDVMFAFPGILQAIAIIAIVGPGLQNVVFAVTIYSIPIFVRIVRGSTLALKNMTYVEAARAMGIPDRQIIFQHIFPGTFSIVLVYFTMRIGTAILIAASLSFLGLGAQPPLPEWGTMLSAGREYLTSAPHAALFPGLAILITCLAFNLFGDGLRDALDRKIVD, from the coding sequence ATGCCAAAATCTAGTATTTGTGTTAATGTTGATTCCCCAGTGCGTCAATTTATTCGCCGTTTTCTTCGACAGAAAACAGCTATTGCCTCGTTTGCGGTAATTATCGTGCTTTTTTTATTAGCCCTTATTGGGCCGGCGATTGCTCCCTATAATCCCGTTCAACCGGATTACAGCGCTGTTTTACAGCCACCGTCAGCCGAGCATTGGCTGGGAACGGACGAATTTGGCCGTGATGTATTGAGCCGTATCATCAATGGGACGCGTATTTCCATGTCCGTCAGTTTAAGTTCGGTTTTGATTGGATCCTTGTTAGGCACGGTCATTGGCCTTACTGCCGGATATTATGGCGGAAAGTATGATATGTTAGTTATGCGGACCTGCGATGTCATGTTTGCCTTTCCTGGCATTTTGCAAGCCATTGCCATTATTGCTATCGTTGGTCCGGGACTGCAAAATGTTGTTTTTGCCGTTACCATTTATTCCATCCCGATTTTTGTCCGTATTGTTCGTGGCAGTACTTTGGCATTGAAAAATATGACTTATGTGGAAGCGGCCAGAGCGATGGGCATACCGGACAGGCAAATTATTTTCCAACATATTTTTCCCGGCACATTTTCTATTGTATTGGTCTATTTCACGATGCGAATTGGCACGGCCATTTTGATCGCCGCCTCCCTGTCTTTTTTAGGGCTGGGCGCTCAGCCACCTTTGCCAGAATGGGGAACGATGTTAAGTGCAGGCAGAGAATACTTAACATCGGCACCTCATGCCGCGTTATTTCCGGGATTGGCCATTTTGATTACTTGTTTGGCCTTTAATTTGTTTGGTGATGGATTGCGGGATGCATTAGACCGTAAGATTGTAGACTGA
- a CDS encoding ABC transporter ATP-binding protein, translating to MMERRKLLEVQDLKIAFRSLDTTITAVSGVSFHVNEGETLGIVGESGCGKSITSLAVMRLLPQATSQIGGSVKFDGQELLTLPEQKMFDIRGRQISMVFQEPMTSLNPVYTIGKQVDEAVLLHNKLSAQEARNRTLEILKKVGIPRVEDISREYPYQLSGGMRQRVMIAMALVCGPKLLIADEPTTALDVTIQAQILDLMRQMRQETGSSIMMITHDLGVVAEMCERVMVMYAGQVVEEADVVSLFTHPQHPYTTGLMRSIPQHDGKVSRLVPIPGQVPPLASMPAGCRFAPRCSQAEKRCLTDNPELLPVADGHLCRCWLYPKGGEPDGAR from the coding sequence ATGATGGAAAGACGAAAATTATTGGAAGTGCAGGATCTGAAAATTGCTTTCCGTAGTCTCGATACAACCATTACGGCTGTATCCGGGGTTTCCTTTCATGTAAATGAAGGAGAGACCCTTGGTATTGTAGGCGAGTCAGGTTGTGGAAAATCAATCACCTCGTTGGCAGTGATGCGCCTCCTTCCTCAGGCTACGTCACAAATTGGCGGCAGTGTTAAGTTTGACGGACAGGAACTGCTTACTTTGCCAGAACAAAAGATGTTTGATATACGGGGAAGACAAATTTCGATGGTTTTTCAGGAACCCATGACTTCGCTTAATCCCGTCTATACTATTGGCAAGCAAGTGGATGAAGCCGTTTTATTGCATAATAAGCTATCAGCTCAAGAAGCGCGAAATCGTACTCTGGAAATATTAAAAAAGGTCGGAATTCCCAGAGTCGAAGACATTAGTCGGGAATATCCCTACCAATTATCGGGAGGCATGCGGCAGCGCGTGATGATTGCCATGGCCCTTGTTTGCGGTCCAAAATTATTGATTGCCGACGAGCCGACTACAGCGCTTGATGTAACGATTCAGGCCCAGATTCTTGATCTGATGCGGCAAATGCGTCAGGAGACAGGTTCCTCGATTATGATGATTACGCATGATTTAGGTGTTGTAGCTGAAATGTGCGAACGGGTCATGGTGATGTATGCGGGGCAGGTCGTTGAAGAAGCCGATGTTGTCAGCCTATTTACCCATCCTCAACATCCGTATACGACGGGGTTGATGAGATCCATACCACAGCATGATGGCAAGGTATCCCGGTTAGTACCAATTCCCGGACAAGTGCCGCCACTTGCTAGTATGCCGGCGGGCTGCCGGTTTGCTCCTCGTTGTTCGCAGGCCGAAAAACGGTGTTTGACTGACAATCCTGAGCTGTTGCCAGTCGCGGATGGCCACCTCTGCCGATGTTGGTTGTACCCAAAAGGAGGTGAGCCAGATGGCGCAAGATAA
- a CDS encoding glutathione ABC transporter substrate-binding protein — MNKGKWISLLLIGMLSLSMALTGCSKSSQSGSAKKSNELVVGQAANPTTMDPQDTQDTLAYSIQRTIYEGLLSFDKDMKVIPVLAEALPELAPDAKSLTFKLKQGIKFQDGTDFNAEAVKANIDRLKDPANKLKRASLYSAIDHVEIIDPYTVKIVLNKPFSPIVQAFAHPAGGMISPKAIKEYGKDLDRHPVGTGPFQFVEWKDGQSVVVKKFDGYWDQAHAAKVDKITFKPIVEASSRVAMLKTGEVQFIWPLPSEQVDSVKGDSKVTIDKSPSIIERYVVLNVTQKPFDDKRVRQALNYAIDKNALNKVVYKDYAAAPESAIAGNVWGFQKQQMYTYDVEKAKQLLAEAGYPNGLEITLWTPNDTERAKIAEFIQQQWAAIGVKANVQQMEFVTLTNLLSAKPADSQLQAAVSGWSPSTGEADWGIRPLLTKAMFPTAGFNSGFYSNDQVEKGIQTGMESANEQERLASYGEAQKAIVEDAPWVFLTVPDIVAGKRKNLSGVYVLPDGTLDVAHAEFQ, encoded by the coding sequence ATGAACAAAGGAAAATGGATAAGTTTGCTGTTGATCGGTATGTTATCGCTCAGTATGGCGTTGACAGGCTGTTCTAAATCAAGTCAATCAGGTAGCGCTAAAAAATCGAACGAGCTAGTTGTGGGGCAGGCAGCCAATCCGACAACCATGGACCCTCAAGATACACAGGACACGTTAGCCTATAGTATTCAAAGAACAATTTATGAAGGACTCCTTAGTTTCGATAAGGATATGAAGGTCATACCGGTTTTGGCGGAAGCATTACCGGAATTGGCTCCAGATGCCAAAAGTTTAACATTTAAGTTAAAACAGGGAATCAAGTTTCAGGACGGAACAGATTTTAATGCTGAAGCGGTAAAAGCCAACATTGACCGTTTAAAAGACCCTGCGAATAAATTGAAAAGAGCTTCATTGTATTCAGCCATTGATCATGTGGAAATTATTGATCCTTATACAGTAAAAATTGTGTTGAATAAGCCATTTTCCCCGATTGTGCAGGCTTTTGCTCATCCAGCGGGCGGCATGATTTCGCCAAAAGCTATTAAAGAATATGGCAAAGACCTGGATCGCCATCCTGTTGGCACAGGCCCTTTCCAATTTGTTGAATGGAAAGACGGGCAGTCTGTTGTGGTGAAAAAGTTTGACGGCTATTGGGATCAGGCGCACGCTGCCAAGGTAGATAAGATTACCTTTAAGCCGATTGTGGAAGCCAGTTCTCGGGTAGCTATGCTGAAAACAGGTGAGGTTCAGTTTATCTGGCCGTTACCTTCGGAACAGGTCGACAGTGTCAAGGGTGACAGCAAGGTAACTATTGATAAAAGCCCATCGATTATTGAACGGTATGTCGTGTTAAATGTTACGCAAAAACCGTTTGACGATAAGCGTGTACGGCAGGCTCTAAATTATGCAATTGACAAAAATGCCTTAAATAAAGTGGTGTACAAGGATTATGCCGCTGCTCCCGAATCAGCCATCGCAGGCAATGTGTGGGGATTTCAAAAACAGCAGATGTATACCTATGATGTAGAAAAAGCCAAACAGTTACTGGCTGAGGCCGGTTATCCGAACGGACTTGAAATTACGCTTTGGACTCCGAATGATACAGAGCGGGCTAAAATCGCCGAATTTATTCAGCAGCAATGGGCGGCAATTGGCGTTAAAGCTAATGTTCAGCAAATGGAATTTGTTACTCTTACCAATTTGCTGTCAGCAAAACCTGCAGACAGTCAATTGCAGGCAGCCGTGAGCGGCTGGTCGCCTTCAACGGGTGAAGCCGATTGGGGGATTCGTCCGCTTTTGACGAAGGCGATGTTCCCGACTGCCGGATTTAACAGCGGTTTTTATTCGAATGATCAGGTGGAAAAAGGTATTCAGACTGGCATGGAGTCAGCGAATGAACAAGAACGGCTTGCGTCTTATGGTGAGGCACAAAAGGCCATTGTTGAAGATGCGCCTTGGGTTTTCTTGACAGTACCGGATATTGTAGCAGGTAAACGTAAAAATCTTTCCGGTGTTTATGTGCTTCCTGACGGAACTTTGGATGTTGCTCACGCCGAGTTTCAATAA
- a CDS encoding isochorismatase family protein has translation MFCAEYCVLSTYRGALDQDFTPIIIRNAIASGSKENIHFVESIHELISLGALKAMLV, from the coding sequence ATGTTTTGTGCGGAATATTGTGTTCTTTCTACCTACCGTGGAGCGCTTGATCAGGATTTCACACCCATTATTATTCGTAATGCAATTGCAAGTGGATCAAAAGAGAATATTCATTTTGTGGAAAGCATCCATGAACTGATATCTTTGGGTGCATTAAAAGCAATGTTGGTATAA
- the iadA gene encoding beta-aspartyl-peptidase, protein MSVLIKNANVYAPENLGLQDILIIGSKIVQMSSKIDSQPIVEYLPDIEVLDAREKIIVPGFIDQHVHIIGGGGEMGFATRTPEVMLSKVIEAGVTTVVGLLGTDGDARSVEALLAKAKGLEEEGITTFIHTGSYKIPSVTITGSVIKDIMFIDKVIGVKMALSDHRSSHITVDELTRLASDARLAGMLSRKPGLVHIHMGAGRDGLNQVMKVVEETDIPVTQFIPTHATRTRELFEQAKKFAKLGGRIDITSFAEENPKEKIQPSKALIECIKEGIPPENVTISSDGNGSMPKYDSEGRIVGIGVGSLNTSQCVFNNLVKKEGLDISTALQFFTANVARVLSVYPRKGCIQKGSDADLVIMDRNLSLETVFAMGKKMLDQGKVIYKGTFEE, encoded by the coding sequence ATGTCAGTATTGATTAAAAATGCTAATGTGTACGCACCGGAAAATTTGGGTTTACAGGATATTTTAATTATTGGCAGTAAAATTGTGCAAATGAGCAGTAAAATTGATTCGCAACCGATTGTCGAATATTTGCCTGATATAGAGGTGTTGGATGCAAGGGAGAAAATAATTGTACCCGGTTTTATTGACCAGCATGTTCATATCATTGGCGGCGGGGGCGAAATGGGATTTGCTACTCGGACACCGGAGGTCATGCTGTCAAAAGTGATTGAGGCCGGTGTGACTACAGTAGTAGGTCTATTGGGAACGGATGGCGATGCCCGAAGTGTGGAAGCGTTATTGGCCAAAGCCAAAGGCTTAGAAGAGGAAGGCATTACGACTTTTATCCATACCGGCTCGTATAAGATACCAAGTGTTACAATTACAGGGAGTGTCATCAAAGACATTATGTTTATTGATAAAGTAATCGGTGTAAAAATGGCCTTATCTGATCATCGCTCTTCACATATTACGGTGGACGAATTAACCCGTTTGGCGTCAGATGCACGTTTGGCAGGAATGCTGAGCCGTAAACCAGGTCTGGTTCATATTCATATGGGAGCTGGTAGGGATGGATTAAATCAGGTTATGAAAGTGGTGGAAGAAACGGATATACCGGTTACACAGTTTATTCCTACTCATGCCACGCGTACAAGAGAATTGTTTGAACAGGCGAAGAAATTTGCTAAACTTGGCGGACGAATCGATATTACTTCATTTGCCGAAGAAAATCCAAAAGAGAAAATACAACCCAGTAAGGCGTTGATAGAGTGTATTAAGGAAGGAATCCCACCGGAAAATGTAACAATCAGTTCAGATGGAAATGGAAGTATGCCGAAATATGACAGTGAAGGCCGTATAGTTGGTATAGGTGTTGGCAGTCTGAATACATCCCAATGCGTATTTAACAATCTGGTTAAAAAAGAAGGACTGGATATTAGTACGGCTTTGCAGTTTTTTACTGCTAACGTGGCTAGGGTTTTGTCCGTCTATCCTCGTAAAGGCTGTATTCAAAAGGGAAGTGACGCTGATCTTGTCATCATGGATAGAAATCTCAGTTTAGAAACCGTCTTCGCTATGGGCAAAAAAATGCTGGATCAGGGAAAAGTCATTTATAAAGGGACATTTGAAGAGTAA
- a CDS encoding gamma-glutamyl-gamma-aminobutyrate hydrolase family protein, which produces MRKPMIGITCNTLLVDGAVQPGITRTFVNTPYIDAVALAGGIPLLLPPVTDSALIFDQVRAVDGLILSGGPDIDPLLYKEEPLTNIGTVNHARDQYELQVVQAAEKLKKPLLGICRGIQMINVAYGGTLYQDLSDIDGCNIKHFQSVSQFNTLWHSIDIEPTSTLAQIIGKNELAVNSYHHQALKTIAPGFTVTAHAKDPVIEAIERQGNHFILGVQWHPELLAEKYAAMLSLFQALVKQT; this is translated from the coding sequence TTGCGTAAACCAATGATCGGAATAACCTGCAACACGTTACTTGTCGATGGCGCCGTACAGCCGGGAATAACCAGAACTTTTGTCAATACTCCTTATATCGATGCCGTAGCCTTAGCCGGAGGAATTCCCCTATTATTACCGCCTGTCACAGATTCTGCGCTCATCTTCGATCAGGTTCGTGCCGTTGACGGGCTCATCCTGTCGGGTGGTCCTGATATCGATCCTCTGTTATACAAGGAAGAGCCTTTAACAAACATTGGAACAGTCAATCACGCCCGCGATCAATATGAATTACAAGTCGTCCAAGCGGCCGAGAAACTAAAAAAACCGTTACTCGGAATTTGCCGTGGCATACAAATGATCAATGTCGCCTATGGCGGAACGCTATATCAAGACCTATCCGATATAGACGGCTGCAACATCAAACATTTCCAAAGTGTCAGTCAGTTCAACACCTTATGGCACTCCATCGATATCGAACCGACCTCAACACTAGCCCAAATTATTGGCAAAAATGAGCTTGCGGTCAACAGCTATCATCACCAGGCCTTAAAAACAATTGCTCCCGGCTTTACAGTGACTGCTCATGCCAAAGATCCTGTCATCGAAGCTATCGAACGCCAGGGAAATCATTTTATTTTAGGTGTTCAGTGGCACCCGGAACTACTTGCAGAAAAATATGCAGCGATGTTGTCACTATTTCAGGCTTTAGTCAAGCAAACATAA
- the nikB gene encoding nickel ABC transporter permease translates to MLVYITRRLGGMIPILLVVAVVVFMFLHLIPGDPARIVAGPEATLQDVENTRALLGLDRPLPEQFGHFISGLVHGDLGQSYRTREPVAEMIADRIGPTLELSFLSMVWAVVVGMFFGVVAATKRGKWQDQLTMFFAVTGISMPSFWFGLMLIELFAVQLGWLPSGGNDSIESYILPAITLGSSVAAIIARFTRSSLLETLGEDYVRTARAKGAKEWRVVWLHALRNALLPVVTMTGLQFGFLLGGSVVIEAVFSWPGLGRLLIDAVNMRDYPVIQAEMLLFATQFMLINLFVDVLYALLNPQIRLDS, encoded by the coding sequence GTGCTCGTATATATTACACGACGGTTAGGCGGAATGATTCCGATTTTATTGGTTGTGGCTGTAGTTGTCTTTATGTTTCTTCATCTAATTCCGGGTGATCCGGCACGAATTGTGGCCGGTCCTGAAGCTACCTTGCAGGATGTGGAAAATACACGAGCTCTGTTGGGACTGGATCGTCCTTTGCCGGAACAGTTCGGCCATTTTATTTCTGGATTAGTGCACGGGGATTTAGGACAGTCCTACCGTACCCGTGAACCTGTTGCTGAGATGATTGCAGACCGGATTGGACCGACACTGGAGCTTAGTTTTCTCAGCATGGTATGGGCGGTTGTCGTCGGTATGTTTTTCGGCGTAGTGGCGGCAACAAAACGGGGCAAATGGCAGGATCAACTGACCATGTTTTTTGCTGTAACAGGTATTTCAATGCCTTCATTTTGGTTCGGGCTGATGCTGATTGAACTGTTTGCCGTGCAATTGGGCTGGCTGCCGTCGGGTGGTAATGACTCCATTGAAAGTTATATTTTGCCTGCTATTACGCTGGGGTCAAGTGTGGCAGCTATTATTGCCAGATTTACCCGTTCCAGTTTGCTGGAAACGCTGGGGGAGGATTATGTTCGTACTGCCAGGGCAAAAGGTGCCAAAGAATGGCGTGTTGTATGGCTGCATGCTTTGCGCAATGCGCTGCTGCCGGTTGTAACGATGACTGGCTTGCAGTTTGGCTTTTTACTGGGCGGCTCAGTCGTTATTGAAGCGGTATTTTCCTGGCCTGGATTGGGTCGGTTGTTAATTGATGCCGTTAACATGCGGGATTACCCTGTTATTCAGGCCGAAATGCTGTTATTTGCTACTCAATTTATGTTAATCAATTTATTCGTGGATGTGCTGTATGCTTTGCTGAATCCACAAATCCGGCTTGATAGCTAA
- a CDS encoding MFS transporter — protein sequence MMKFKQLRWTMLVLFIAGVTLNYVTRNTLGVLAPELKQIFNISTQEYSWIVASFQFAYTIAQPFCGWILDYIGLKIGFLFFALIWAIVCMLHPLATSWVGLAVLRFFMGGTEAVATPANVKILTDWFPAKERAVAAGWSGVGFSFGAMLAPPLVVAIHLNFGWQAAFFVTGLMGLLWAGIWKFYYYHPSEHPMISSEEKAYILGDRTGKQEKLKMNLWDSFKSICRVKKFYGIAIPAFLAEPSWQTFSFFVPLYLATERGMNLKEIAMFAWLPFLAADIGSALSGYLAKGYMKHFHFSNNNATIWSSVSGAFLMISLAMVPFVDSPYAVIALISIGGFGHAIISAMLGVLIMENFESDRVASVNGLRGFSAWTSGFLFSLLIGVVVPKSGYLPIFVSMGFFDLIGAVFMIGFIYDRSKKIIQG from the coding sequence ATGATGAAATTTAAGCAGTTGCGTTGGACAATGCTCGTCTTATTTATTGCAGGCGTAACATTGAATTACGTTACACGCAACACATTAGGGGTATTGGCACCTGAACTGAAACAGATTTTTAATATTTCTACCCAAGAATATTCTTGGATTGTAGCCTCTTTTCAATTTGCTTATACGATTGCCCAGCCATTTTGCGGATGGATATTGGATTATATTGGATTAAAAATAGGCTTCTTGTTTTTTGCCCTGATTTGGGCGATCGTCTGTATGCTTCATCCGTTAGCTACTAGTTGGGTAGGACTGGCAGTTCTGAGATTCTTTATGGGAGGAACTGAGGCTGTAGCAACTCCGGCCAATGTAAAAATCTTAACAGACTGGTTTCCAGCTAAAGAAAGAGCGGTTGCTGCCGGATGGTCAGGCGTGGGATTTTCTTTTGGTGCTATGCTGGCACCCCCGTTAGTTGTTGCTATTCATCTTAATTTTGGTTGGCAGGCGGCATTTTTTGTAACTGGTTTAATGGGGTTACTATGGGCGGGGATTTGGAAATTTTATTATTATCATCCTTCGGAACATCCGATGATTTCGTCCGAAGAAAAGGCTTATATTTTAGGAGATCGCACAGGTAAACAAGAAAAATTGAAAATGAATCTGTGGGACAGCTTTAAAAGTATTTGCCGGGTTAAAAAGTTCTATGGAATTGCGATACCAGCTTTTTTGGCAGAACCATCATGGCAGACATTCAGTTTTTTTGTTCCTTTATATTTGGCGACTGAAAGAGGCATGAATTTGAAGGAGATTGCTATGTTTGCCTGGCTGCCATTTTTAGCAGCCGATATTGGCAGTGCTCTAAGCGGATATTTAGCAAAAGGATATATGAAACATTTTCATTTTTCCAATAATAATGCTACAATTTGGAGTTCTGTATCAGGGGCATTCCTGATGATTTCTTTGGCCATGGTTCCCTTTGTAGATAGCCCTTATGCAGTTATTGCATTAATATCCATTGGTGGTTTTGGACATGCAATTATTTCAGCAATGCTGGGTGTTTTGATTATGGAAAATTTTGAATCAGATCGAGTGGCTTCAGTTAATGGTTTGCGCGGTTTTTCAGCCTGGACAAGTGGATTTTTATTCTCTTTATTAATTGGCGTTGTTGTTCCTAAAAGCGGATATTTGCCGATCTTTGTTAGTATGGGCTTTTTTGATCTTATTGGTGCAGTATTCATGATAGGATTTATTTATGATAGAAGTAAAAAAATTATCCAAGGTTAG
- a CDS encoding sigma 54-interacting transcriptional regulator, which yields MGEKTITFITLHDNTLRDIMKQCYELGIMDDFNVEGRTITQLAYQPITASSLIVVSSDRIIPTLKLHCPESVHIIVAKRTINYANLRSVLDVPRGVKTLLVNDSKERAIDTIELLKNVGIQLDFYPFYPGMTSYPEDIVIAVTPGEANLVPSTIAKVIDIGSRIIDISTWIEISAYFHYEAPDLSKLAAQYICSVVYITQELSREIQKTHLLHKHLEVIVNRIDDGVLAIDEQDIVRIVNDKALAILKQESQQVIGQTASECIQAYFYQLIYQLPFETEEVLNWENQSFFFRKTHIVIEGKNYGFLVIFRRASEINKLEHDYRRKQMSKGLVAKYMFHDLLGVSASFKKLCHIAKQMAKGNSTILLLGETGTGKELLAQAIHNVSLRQREPFVGVNFAAISESLLESELFGYEEGAFTGAKKGGHIGLFEQAHKGTIFLDEIGDASAAIQNRLLRVLQEREIMKVGGNRIIPVDIRVIAATNRNLQEMVQSGQFRSDLYYRLNVLPVYVPPLRDRKEDIPVLAQNFIVKFCRELQRPVFRFSQEAMNCMLSYDWLGNIRELENVIQYLAHVVEEVVSPQHLLFNKESSRTVQDSVGMERDWELLCQSYVAKGFMDDIKVILQIIRQAQRAVGRNYVMNQLQDKGWNMTEQQLRYRMQLLKQDGFIEVGRARQGSTITSKGVDLLHYFLK from the coding sequence ATGGGGGAAAAGACAATTACCTTTATTACGTTACATGATAATACGCTCCGGGACATTATGAAACAGTGTTATGAGCTGGGAATTATGGATGATTTTAATGTTGAGGGCCGAACGATTACTCAGCTTGCTTATCAACCGATTACAGCCAGTTCCCTGATTGTAGTATCGAGTGATCGGATTATTCCGACCCTAAAATTGCACTGCCCGGAAAGTGTTCATATCATCGTAGCCAAGCGAACGATTAATTATGCGAATCTTCGCAGCGTCCTTGACGTACCCCGCGGGGTCAAGACACTTCTTGTTAACGACAGTAAGGAGCGGGCCATTGATACCATCGAGTTGCTGAAGAATGTAGGAATTCAGCTTGATTTTTATCCATTTTATCCCGGAATGACGTCTTATCCAGAGGATATCGTGATTGCTGTGACTCCCGGAGAAGCCAATTTGGTTCCAAGTACGATTGCCAAAGTGATCGATATCGGTTCAAGAATTATTGATATATCCACCTGGATTGAAATCTCAGCTTATTTTCATTATGAAGCTCCGGATTTGAGTAAATTAGCGGCACAATATATTTGTTCTGTCGTTTATATTACGCAGGAATTGAGCCGTGAAATTCAAAAAACGCATCTTCTTCACAAACATTTGGAAGTCATCGTTAATCGAATTGATGATGGCGTTTTGGCCATTGACGAACAGGATATTGTGCGGATTGTCAATGATAAAGCGTTGGCAATACTTAAGCAGGAAAGTCAGCAAGTGATTGGTCAGACAGCTTCTGAATGTATTCAAGCCTATTTTTATCAGCTTATTTATCAGCTTCCCTTTGAAACGGAAGAGGTTTTGAACTGGGAAAATCAAAGCTTTTTCTTTCGTAAAACGCATATTGTCATTGAAGGAAAAAATTACGGTTTCTTAGTTATTTTTCGCCGTGCTTCGGAGATAAACAAATTGGAACACGATTATCGTCGTAAACAAATGAGTAAGGGACTGGTAGCAAAATATATGTTTCATGATTTGCTTGGAGTCAGCGCCTCCTTTAAAAAGCTATGTCATATTGCAAAACAAATGGCTAAGGGGAATTCGACGATTCTGTTATTGGGTGAAACAGGAACAGGCAAAGAGTTATTGGCCCAGGCGATTCATAATGTTTCTCTTCGGCAGCGAGAACCCTTTGTCGGCGTGAATTTTGCTGCTATATCTGAGTCCCTGTTGGAAAGTGAATTATTTGGTTATGAAGAAGGCGCTTTTACAGGAGCGAAAAAAGGCGGTCATATTGGGTTATTTGAACAGGCCCATAAAGGAACGATCTTTCTTGACGAAATTGGTGATGCCTCGGCTGCCATTCAAAACAGATTACTCAGAGTGCTGCAGGAAAGAGAAATCATGAAAGTGGGTGGCAATCGGATTATTCCCGTCGATATTCGCGTCATTGCGGCAACAAATCGCAATTTGCAGGAGATGGTGCAGTCCGGTCAATTTCGGTCGGATCTGTATTACCGTCTGAATGTTTTACCTGTGTATGTCCCTCCCTTACGTGATCGCAAAGAAGATATTCCTGTTTTAGCGCAAAACTTTATTGTAAAATTCTGCCGTGAGTTGCAGCGGCCTGTTTTTCGGTTTTCGCAGGAAGCTATGAATTGCATGCTTAGCTATGACTGGCTGGGCAATATTCGTGAACTGGAAAATGTGATTCAGTATTTGGCCCACGTTGTCGAAGAGGTTGTTTCGCCGCAGCACCTGTTGTTTAATAAAGAGTCAAGCAGGACTGTGCAGGACTCAGTTGGGATGGAGCGGGATTGGGAGCTCCTCTGTCAGTCTTATGTTGCCAAGGGTTTTATGGACGACATAAAGGTGATTTTACAGATTATTCGCCAGGCACAACGTGCGGTGGGACGAAATTACGTGATGAACCAATTGCAAGACAAAGGCTGGAATATGACAGAACAGCAACTGCGCTACCGAATGCAGCTTTTAAAGCAAGACGGGTTCATCGAGGTCGGGCGCGCCAGGCAAGGCAGCACTATAACTTCAAAAGGGGTGGACCTTTTGCACTATTTTCTCAAATAG